A stretch of DNA from Nitratireductor thuwali:
CCCATGTGTCTTTCGTCCCGCCCCCTTGCGATGAATTGACCACCAGCGATCCCTCCTTCAACGCCACCCGCGTCAGCCCGCCGGGCACGATGCGGATACGGTCCGACACCAGCACGAAGGGCCGCAGATCGACATGCCGCGGCGCCAGCCCGCCATCGGTCAGGATCGGGCAGGTCGAAAGGGAAAGCGTCGGTTGCGCGATGTAGTTGGCGGGCCTGGCCTTCAGCTTCTGCGCAAAGGCCTCCCTCTCCTTCTTCGAGGCGGCAGGCCCCACCAGCATGCCGTAGCCGCCCGACCCGTGAACCTCCTTGACCACCAGCTCCTCCAGATGCTCCAGCACATAGGAAAGGCTGTCCGCTTCCGCGCAGCGCCAGGTCGGCACATTCTGAAGGATGGCCTTGCGGCCCGTATAGAACTCCACGATCTCGGGCATGTAGGAATAGATCGCCTTGTCGTCGGCGATTCCGGTGCCGGGCGCGTTGGCAATGGCGATGTTGCCGGCCCGGTAGACATCCATGATGCCGGGCACGCCCAGCGCCGAATCCGGCCGGAACGTCAGCGGATCGAGAAAATCGTCGTCGACCCGGCGATAAAGCACATCGATGGGTTTGTAGCCCTGGGTCGTGCGCATCGCCACGCGCCCGTCGATGACCCTGAGATCCTGTCCCTCCACCAGTTCCACGCCCATCTGGTCGGCAAGGAAGGCATGCTCGAAATAGGCAGAATTGAAGCTGCCGGGCGTAAGCACGGCGACGGTCGGCTTGCCCTCGCAGCCCTTCGGCCGCACCGCCCCCAGGGACTCGCGCAGCAACTGCGGGTAGTTCTCCACCGGCAGGACCTTGATCTTCTGAAACAGCTCCGGAAAGAGCTGCATCATCGTCTCCCGGTTCTCCAGCATGTAGGAGACGCCCGAGGGCGTGCGCGCATTGTCCTCGAGCACGAAGAACTCGTTCTCGTCGGTGCGCACGATATCGACGCCGATAATGTGGGTATAGACGCCGCCCGGCGGCCGCACGCCGATCATTTCCGGGAGGAAGGCCTCGTTTCCGGCGATGATCTCCTTGGGAATGCGGCCGGCGCGCAATATCTCCTGGCGGTGATAGATATCGTCAAGAAAGGCGTTCAACGCCTGAACCCGCTGCTCTATCCCCTGCACCAGGCGGCGCCACTCCTTGCCGGAGATGATGCGCGGAACGATGTCGAAGGGAATGAGCCGCTCGGCCGCTTCGGTGTCGCCATAGACCGCGAAGGTGATGCCGGTGCGCCGGAAAACCCGCTCCGCATCCAGCGATTTCTCGTTGAGACGACCCGCATCCTGCTGGTTGAACCAGTCCTCGTACGCTTCGTATGGCTGTCTCGCCCGGGCCCCCAGGCGCATCTCGTCGAACGCGGTCAAGAAATGCTCCTTCTAGAAGGGCATTTCAACGTCCTTGCCAGGCAAAAGCAAGCAATTTCTGAGGCTTGCCGTCATCTGCCCAATCCGTGGGCAGCATGGACGCCGCACAGGCAGCGCCAGCCCGGACTTGCCGCAGCGACGGGCAGACTCACAGGGCCGGCATGTCGCCCCGCACCCATTCCTCGCGAATCTCCCCTGCCCGCTCGGCGAACCGGCCCGCTTCGATCGCCGTACGGATGTCGGCCATCAGGCCCTGGTAGTAGGCCAGATTGTTCCAGGTGAGCAGCATGCCGCCCAGCGCCTCCCCGGACTTCACCAGATGATGCAGATAGGCGCGCGAATAGTCCCGCGTCGCCGGGCAATCGCTCTCCTCGTCCAGCGGGCGCGGATCTTCGGCATGGCGCGCATTCTTGAGGTTGATCTTGCCGCGGCGGGTGAAGGCAAGCCCATGGCGGCCCGCGCGGGTGGGCATCACGCAATCGAACATGTCGACGCCCCGCTCGACCGACCGCAGGATATCGTCCGGCGTTCCGACCCCCATCAGATAGCGCGGCTTGTCGGACGGAAGCGCCGGGCATGTGGCCGCCAGCACCTCCAGCATCACCTCCTGCGGCTCGCCCACCGCCAGCCCGCCGACGGCATAGCCCTTCAGGTCCATCGCGGCCAGGGCCGATGCGGAGCTCTCGCGCAGCTTCAGGTCGTCGCCGCCCTGGACAATGCCGAACATGGCCTTTCCGGGCTGGTCGCCGAAGGCCGTCTTGCACCGCTCCGCCCAGCGCAGCGAAAGCTCCATCGCCCGCGCGATCTCCTTTTCGTCCGCCGGCAGCGCCACGCACTCGTCGAGCTGCATCTGTATGTCGGAGTCCAGAAGGCCCTGAATTTCGATGGAGCGTTCCGGCGACATGTCGAACACCTGCCCGTCGACATGCGAGCGGAACGTAACGCCCTTTTCGGTGATCTTGCGCAGCGCCGACAGCGACATCACCTGAAAGCCGCCCGAATCCGTCAGGATCGGATAGGGCCAGCGCGCGAACTCGTGCAGCCCGCCGAGCCGCGCCACGCGCTCGGCGCCCGGCCGCAGCATCAGATGATAAGTGTTGCCCAGGATGATGTCGCTGCCCAGCGCCCGCACCTGGTCGAGATACATCGCCTTGACCGTACCGCCGGTGCCGACCGGCATGAAGGCCGGCGTGCGGATGGTCCCGCGCGGCGTGGAAATTTCGCCGCGCCGGGCTTCCCCGTCCCGCGCCAGAAGATGAAAGGAGAATGCGTCGGTCACGGCTCTGCCCTGAACAGGAGGCTGCCATCGCCATAGGAATAGAAGCGGTAACCGCTTGCAATGGCATGCGCATAGGCCCGCTTCATGCGCTCAAGCCCGCTGAACGCGGAAACGAGCATGAAAAGGGTCGAGCGCGGAAGGTGAAAATTGGTCATCAGAATGTCGGCCGTGCGGAACCGGTATCCGGGCGTGATGAAGATGTCGGTCGCCCCCGACCACGGTTTGAGCAGCCCGTCCTCGCCGACCGCGCTTTCCATGAGCCGCAGCGAGGTCGTGCCCACCGAAACGATGCGCCCGCCCCGCGCCTTTACGGCGTTCAGCGCTGCGGCCGTGCTTTCGCTCACCACGCCGATCTCGGCATGCATGCGGTGGTCCTCCGTCTCCTCGGCCTTGACCGGCAGGAATGTCCCCGCCCCCACATGCAGCGTCACGAAGTGCATCTCGATGCCCGCCGCCTTCAGCGCCTCCAGCAGTTCCGGCGTGAAGTGCAGGCCGGCGGTGGGCGCTGCGACCGCGCCTTCCTCGCGCGCGTAGACGGTCTGATAGTCCTGCTGGTCGCGCTCGTCTTCGGCCCGCTTGGCGGCAATATAGGGCGGCAAGGGCATGTGACCGGCGGCCATGATCGCCTCGTCGAGAGCCGGCCCCGACAGGTCGAACACAAGCAGCGCCTCGCCGCCCTCGCCCTTTTCCGCGACGGTGGCCTCGAGTGCGCCCAGAAGGCAGGCTTCGCCGTCATGGCCGAACCGGATGCGCTCGCCCACCGCCACGCGCTTTGCCGGCTTGAGGAACGCCCGCCACCGATCCGGCCCGGCCCGCATATGCAGCGTCGCCTCGATCCGCGCCGCAGCCTCGCCGCGCCGGCGTAGACCGGCAAGGCGCGCCGGGATCACCTTCGTGTCGTTGAAGACGAGCGCATCGCCGGGCCTCAGCAGCGAAGGCAGGTCGCGCACGATCCGGTCTTCGAGCCGTTCGCCATCGACCACCAGCAGGCGCGCGGAATCGCGCGGGCTGGCCGGCCGCAGCGCGATCCGGTCTTCGGGCAGATCGAAATCGAATTGATCAACACGCATATTGGCAGCTCAGGAACGAAAATCGGCACCTTGGCCGTCGTGCCGGCCGAGCGTAGCGGGAGCCGGGCCGATTGAGAAGCGCGGCCGGCCCCACAGAAGGCGGGGCCGGTGCTGAAATGGCCGCGCTCCACGATGATCCTTCAACCGGTGCCGGTTAGAGCGCCGTGCGTCCATTCGGACGCACAAAGGACGCTCTAACCTCCTGAATCTACACATCGTGCTTTTCGAAAATCGATTCCGATTTTCGGGCCGATGCTGTAGGCTCTCGGGCCTCCGGAATGAGGACGGTTGGGTGCCTCAGGCCACGTCCGCCGCGACCCGCATCGAAACGATGGAATCGGGATTCTGCACCGGCTCGCCGCGCTTGATCTGGTCGATATTGTCCATGCCCTCGATCACCTGGCCCCAGGCCGAATACTGGCGGTCGAGCCAGGGGGCGCGGTCGAAGCAGATGAAGAACTGCGAATTCGCCGAGTTCGGGTTCTGCGAGCGCGCCATTGAGCAGGTGCCACGCTGATGCTGCGTGTTGGAGAACTCGGCCTTCAGGTCCGGCTTGTCCGAGCCGCCCGTGCCGGTGCCCGTCGGATCGCCCGTCTGTGCCATGAAGCCATCGATCACCCGGTGGAAGACGATGCCGTCGTAGAAGCCGTCGCGCGACAGTTCCTTGATGCGGGCCACATGGCCCGGCGCGACATCCGGCAGAAGCTGGATGACCACCTTCCCCTTCGTCGTTTCCATGATGATGGTGTTTTCGGGATCCTTGATCTCGGCCATGACGCGTCCTTTCTGATTGGTCTTATTGGTCGGCGGCGATTTTTGCGCTGACGATGCGGTCCGGGTTGTCGACCGAGCCGTTATTGGCCTGATCGCCCTTCTTGATGTTGTCGACATGTTCCATGCCGCTCTCCACCTGCCCGACGACCGTATACTGTCCGTTGAGGAACGGGCCTTCGGCAAACATGATGAAGAACTGGGAATTGGCCGAATTGGGATCCTGAGCCCGCGCCATGCCCACCGTGCCGCGCTCGAACGGCACGTCGGAAAACTCGGCGGGCACATTGGGCAGGTCGGAGCCGCCGGTGCCGGCGCGGGCGGCCACATAGCCGTCCTCCATGTCGCCGAACTGGACGTCGCCGGTCTGCGCCATGAAGCCGTCGATCACCCGGTGAAAGGCGACATTGTCATATTCGCCGGCGCGCGCCAGCTTCTTGATCTGCTCGACATGCTTGGGCGCAAGGCCGGGCCGCAGCGCGATCTGCACCTCGCCGTCCTTCAGCTCCAGGATGAGCGTGTTTTCCGGCTCGGCCGCCCCTGCCGCGAAAGCCGAGGCGAACAGGCCCGCCGCGACGCACAACGGCGCAATGAATTTCGTGAACTGCATTGAAGATCTCCCGAATGCTTTCGATCAGCCGGCGAATTTGGCTTTGAGCGCGCCGGCAACGACGGCCGGCACGAATGGCGTTATATCGCCGCCCATGGACGCGATCTGGCGCACAAGTGTGGCCGTAATGGTGCGGACCGACGGGCTTGCCGGCAAAAAAACGGTCTGCAGGTCCGGCGCCATGGTCTCGTTCATGCCCGCCATCTGCATCTCGTAGTCGAGATCGGTGCCGTCGCGCAGGCCCCGAATCATGATCGAGGCGCCATGGGTGCGGGCGGCGTCGATGACGAGATTGTCGAAGGCCGCCACCTTGATGCGGTCGGCATCCGCGCCGAGCTCGTCCACCGCCGACCGTTCGATCAGCATGACCCTTTCATCATAGTCGAAAAGCGGCTTCTTGCCGGGATGAAGCCCGATGCCGACAACGATCGTATCGGCAATCGTCATCGCCCCCTTGAGCACGTCCAGATGGCCGTTTGTCAGGGGATCGAAGGAGCCGGCGTAAAAAGCGGTGCGCGTGATCATGCCAGCGCTTTTACTTGGCCGCGCCGCTCAACGCAATTCGCAACACGCTACCGGCGCGCAAAGGCGAGCCAGAGCCCGCCGCCTATGAGAAACGTCCCGGAAATGCGCTCGGCCAGCCGCACGCGCGCCCGCGTCAGCCTGGCCCCGGCGCCGCCGGCGGCGAAGGCGTAGAGCGAATCGAACACCGTTGCCACCGCCATGAATATCGCCCCCAGGAAAACCGTCTGTGCAACAGCGCCGCCTGCCGGGTCGATGAATTGCGGAATGAACGCGCCGAAGAAGAGCAAAGCCTTGGGATTGGACCATATGACGACAAACCCCTGCAGGACGAAGGAGTTGCCCGCCGCAGGCGTGCTTTCGCCCGTGCCGAGGGAGCCGTCCGAGCGCCACATGCGGATGCCCAGCCACACCAGATAGGCCGCGCCCAAAAGCCGCAATATGTCGAAGACGCTGGCCATGGCGCTGACCACCGCCGAAAGCCCGCAGGCAAGAACGCCGATCATCAAGGCAAGGCCAAGCTGCGTGCCGGCCACGTTCAAGAGCCCGGCGCGCGCCCCGTGGCGCATGGAATTGGCGACGATCACCGTGACCGAGGGGCCCGGCACGACGACGATCAGGATGCAGGCGGCAATATAGGAAAATAGCGCGGCGGTTTCCGGCATGGCTTCGATCTCCACGTTCGGCCGGAGCACACGAAGCCACAACCGCCCGAGCCGCGCAAGTCATGCGGCAAGGTTTTCGTGCCGCCGCGGCAGGCTCCACCGCCAGCCGATGAACCGCGCATGAACGGCTCATTCAGCATCGGTTTGAACCAAAAATGGCACCAGCGACACACAGAAATGGTGAAACCAAAACCCCGGATACGCCGTTACTGGTGCAAGGAGACACGACCATGATGATTTTTACGCTAGCAGCCGCGATGACCTTGGCCATGTTGATCGCCACCGCCTTCGGTCTTCACCAGGAAGCACAGCGCGTCAGGCTCGAGCAACGCATCGCCGACAGGCGCCCTCCCTACCGCCGATAAAGACAAGGCGCCGCGGCGCCTTGTCTTTGCGGCTCAGGTTTCGGACGGCGGCGTGCCATCGGCCGGCGGTTCCGCCCCGGGCTCGATGACGCCCTCGGCCTCGGCCGCCACTTCCTCCTCGCCCTGCGGCTCGGAGATCCGCTCCACCGAAACCACTCTCTCGCCCTTGGCGGTGTTGAAGATGGTGACGCCCTTTGTGGCGCGGCTGGCGATGCGGATGCCGTTCACCGGCACGCGGATCACCTGCCCGGCATTTGAAACCAGCATGATCTGGTCCTCGTTGGCCACGGGGAATGCGGCGATCAGCTGGCCGATCTCGTCCCTTTTGGACACGTCCGTCGCCCGAATCCCCTTGCCGCCGCGCCCGATGACGCGGAAGTCGTAGGAAGACGAGCGCTTGCCGTAGCCGAACTCGCTGACGGTCAGCACGTATTGCTCGTGGGCCTTCAGTTCCTCATAGCGTTCGGGCGACAGATCCGTTTCCTCGCCGACATCCTCGTTGGTGAGCGCGATCTCCTCCTCCTCGCCATTGGCGAGCCGCCGCTCGGCCGCTGCCTGCTTGAGATAGGCCGCGCGCTCGGCCGGCGTTGCTTCCACATGTTCCAGGATCGCCATCGAGATGACGGTGTCGCCATCGGCAAGGTTGATGCCGCGCACGCCGATGGAGCTGCGCCCGGCGAACACCCGCACGTCGCTGACGGGAAAGCGGATGCACTGGCCGGAGGCGGCCGTCAGAAGCACGTCGTCGCCCTCGGTGCAGGTGAAGACGCCGAGGATCTCGTCGGCATCGTCCTCCAGCTTCATGGCGATCTTGCCGTTGCGGTTGACCTGGACGAAGTCGGAAAGCTTGTTGCGGCGCACCGTGCCGCGCGTGGTGGCGAACATAACGTCGAGATCGCCCCAGCTTTCCTCGTCCTCCGGCAGCGGCATGATCGAGGTGATGCGCTCGCCATCCTGCAGCGGCAGCATGTTGCGCAGGAACTTGCCCACCGACTGCGGCGAGCCGACCGGCAGCCGCCAGACCTTTTCCTTGTAGACGATGCCGCGCGAGGAGAAGAACAGGATCGGCGTGTGCGTGTTGGCAACGAACAGCCGCGTGACGAAATCCTCGTCCTTGGTTGACATGCCCGAGCGGCCCTTGCCGCCGCGCGCCTGCGCCCGGTAGATCGAAAGCGGCACCCGCTTGATATAGCCCTTGTGGGTGACGGTGACGACCATGTCCTCGCGCTGGATCAGGTCCTCGTCGTCCATGTCCGGACCGCCCTCGACAATCTCGGTGCGGCGCGGCGTGCCGAACTCGTCGCGGACCGCGATAAGCTCGTCCTTGATGATCTGCTGGATGCGCGCGCGCGAGGACAGGATGTCGAGGAAGTCGCTGATCTCGGCGCCGATCTTGTTCAATTCGTCGGCAATCTCGTCGCGGCCGAGCGCTGTCAGCCTTTGCAGGCGCAGGTCGAGGATCGCGCGGGCCTGCTCCTCGGAAAGATTATACGTCCCGTCGTCATTGACCTTGTGGCGCGGGTCGTCGATCAGAAGGATCAGCGCCTCCACATCATGCGCCGGCCAG
This window harbors:
- the queA gene encoding tRNA preQ1(34) S-adenosylmethionine ribosyltransferase-isomerase QueA, which produces MRVDQFDFDLPEDRIALRPASPRDSARLLVVDGERLEDRIVRDLPSLLRPGDALVFNDTKVIPARLAGLRRRGEAAARIEATLHMRAGPDRWRAFLKPAKRVAVGERIRFGHDGEACLLGALEATVAEKGEGGEALLVFDLSGPALDEAIMAAGHMPLPPYIAAKRAEDERDQQDYQTVYAREEGAVAAPTAGLHFTPELLEALKAAGIEMHFVTLHVGAGTFLPVKAEETEDHRMHAEIGVVSESTAAALNAVKARGGRIVSVGTTSLRLMESAVGEDGLLKPWSGATDIFITPGYRFRTADILMTNFHLPRSTLFMLVSAFSGLERMKRAYAHAIASGYRFYSYGDGSLLFRAEP
- a CDS encoding peptidylprolyl isomerase, translated to MQFTKFIAPLCVAAGLFASAFAAGAAEPENTLILELKDGEVQIALRPGLAPKHVEQIKKLARAGEYDNVAFHRVIDGFMAQTGDVQFGDMEDGYVAARAGTGGSDLPNVPAEFSDVPFERGTVGMARAQDPNSANSQFFIMFAEGPFLNGQYTVVGQVESGMEHVDNIKKGDQANNGSVDNPDRIVSAKIAADQ
- the gyrA gene encoding DNA gyrase subunit A, with the protein product MTDQTTPSGPIGPDDIEPISIVEEMQRSYLDYAMSVIVSRALPDVRDGLKPVHRRILYASHESGYHWNRKYVKSARPVADVMGKYHPHGDASIYDALVRMDQDWSMRVPLIDGQGNFGSIDGDPPAAMRYTESRLSKVAHELLEDIDKETVDFQDTYDGSGREPKVLPARFPNLLVNGSGGIAVGMATNIPPHNLSEVIDACVALIDNPAISLQQLMEMIPGPDFPTGGIILGRSGIRSAYETGRGSVMMRGKVNVENVRGEREAIIITEVPFQVNKASMIEKMAELVRDKRIEGISDIRDESDRQGYRVVIELKRDAMADVVLNQLYRYTPLQTSFGCNMVALNGGKPEQLTLTDMLKAFVHFREVVVSRRTKYLLRKVRERAHVLVGLAIAVANIDEVIKLIRQAPDPQTAREQLMERRWPAHDVEALILLIDDPRHKVNDDGTYNLSEEQARAILDLRLQRLTALGRDEIADELNKIGAEISDFLDILSSRARIQQIIKDELIAVRDEFGTPRRTEIVEGGPDMDDEDLIQREDMVVTVTHKGYIKRVPLSIYRAQARGGKGRSGMSTKDEDFVTRLFVANTHTPILFFSSRGIVYKEKVWRLPVGSPQSVGKFLRNMLPLQDGERITSIMPLPEDEESWGDLDVMFATTRGTVRRNKLSDFVQVNRNGKIAMKLEDDADEILGVFTCTEGDDVLLTAASGQCIRFPVSDVRVFAGRSSIGVRGINLADGDTVISMAILEHVEATPAERAAYLKQAAAERRLANGEEEEIALTNEDVGEETDLSPERYEELKAHEQYVLTVSEFGYGKRSSSYDFRVIGRGGKGIRATDVSKRDEIGQLIAAFPVANEDQIMLVSNAGQVIRVPVNGIRIASRATKGVTIFNTAKGERVVSVERISEPQGEEEVAAEAEGVIEPGAEPPADGTPPSET
- the tgt gene encoding tRNA guanosine(34) transglycosylase Tgt, with product MTDAFSFHLLARDGEARRGEISTPRGTIRTPAFMPVGTGGTVKAMYLDQVRALGSDIILGNTYHLMLRPGAERVARLGGLHEFARWPYPILTDSGGFQVMSLSALRKITEKGVTFRSHVDGQVFDMSPERSIEIQGLLDSDIQMQLDECVALPADEKEIARAMELSLRWAERCKTAFGDQPGKAMFGIVQGGDDLKLRESSASALAAMDLKGYAVGGLAVGEPQEVMLEVLAATCPALPSDKPRYLMGVGTPDDILRSVERGVDMFDCVMPTRAGRHGLAFTRRGKINLKNARHAEDPRPLDEESDCPATRDYSRAYLHHLVKSGEALGGMLLTWNNLAYYQGLMADIRTAIEAGRFAERAGEIREEWVRGDMPAL
- the coaD gene encoding pantetheine-phosphate adenylyltransferase, translated to MITRTAFYAGSFDPLTNGHLDVLKGAMTIADTIVVGIGLHPGKKPLFDYDERVMLIERSAVDELGADADRIKVAAFDNLVIDAARTHGASIMIRGLRDGTDLDYEMQMAGMNETMAPDLQTVFLPASPSVRTITATLVRQIASMGGDITPFVPAVVAGALKAKFAG
- a CDS encoding circularly permuted type 2 ATP-grasp protein, producing the protein MTAFDEMRLGARARQPYEAYEDWFNQQDAGRLNEKSLDAERVFRRTGITFAVYGDTEAAERLIPFDIVPRIISGKEWRRLVQGIEQRVQALNAFLDDIYHRQEILRAGRIPKEIIAGNEAFLPEMIGVRPPGGVYTHIIGVDIVRTDENEFFVLEDNARTPSGVSYMLENRETMMQLFPELFQKIKVLPVENYPQLLRESLGAVRPKGCEGKPTVAVLTPGSFNSAYFEHAFLADQMGVELVEGQDLRVIDGRVAMRTTQGYKPIDVLYRRVDDDFLDPLTFRPDSALGVPGIMDVYRAGNIAIANAPGTGIADDKAIYSYMPEIVEFYTGRKAILQNVPTWRCAEADSLSYVLEHLEELVVKEVHGSGGYGMLVGPAASKKEREAFAQKLKARPANYIAQPTLSLSTCPILTDGGLAPRHVDLRPFVLVSDRIRIVPGGLTRVALKEGSLVVNSSQGGGTKDTWVLDD
- a CDS encoding LysE family translocator — its product is MPETAALFSYIAACILIVVVPGPSVTVIVANSMRHGARAGLLNVAGTQLGLALMIGVLACGLSAVVSAMASVFDILRLLGAAYLVWLGIRMWRSDGSLGTGESTPAAGNSFVLQGFVVIWSNPKALLFFGAFIPQFIDPAGGAVAQTVFLGAIFMAVATVFDSLYAFAAGGAGARLTRARVRLAERISGTFLIGGGLWLAFARR
- a CDS encoding peptidylprolyl isomerase, whose translation is MAEIKDPENTIIMETTKGKVVIQLLPDVAPGHVARIKELSRDGFYDGIVFHRVIDGFMAQTGDPTGTGTGGSDKPDLKAEFSNTQHQRGTCSMARSQNPNSANSQFFICFDRAPWLDRQYSAWGQVIEGMDNIDQIKRGEPVQNPDSIVSMRVAADVA